A part of Saccharomonospora amisosensis genomic DNA contains:
- a CDS encoding LacI family DNA-binding transcriptional regulator — MNRPMRTRRQATLASLAAELGVSRTTVSNAYNRPDQLSPELRRRVLETARRLGYPGPDPVARSLRTRKAGAVGLLLTENLSYAFRDPAAVGVLEGLALACEDAGVGLHLVPASPGREDVAAVHRAGVDGFVVYSVPDDDPHLAAVLSRPVPTVIIDQPQVEGVDRVGPDDEAATVGLANHLVGLGHRQVGVLCMRLARDRNDGFASLRRQHEAHYHVQRTRLAALAKTFEKAGVDWASVPVVERFEHSVDEGASAARQLLDAHPSVTALVCTSDILALGAIAEVGRRGLRVPADLTVTGFDGIAEATRAGLTTVHQPVLEKGRAAGKLLLGAGDRVSPKVITLPTELRIGTTSAPPRTAEERWFGP, encoded by the coding sequence ATGAACCGGCCGATGCGAACCAGGCGGCAGGCGACTCTCGCGTCGCTCGCCGCCGAACTGGGCGTGTCCAGGACGACGGTGTCGAACGCCTACAATCGGCCGGATCAATTGTCACCCGAGTTGCGCCGCCGCGTGCTGGAAACGGCCCGCCGACTCGGCTACCCCGGCCCCGACCCCGTCGCGCGGTCGCTGCGTACCCGCAAGGCTGGCGCTGTGGGGTTGCTGCTCACCGAGAACCTCTCCTACGCGTTCCGTGACCCCGCTGCCGTTGGCGTGCTGGAAGGGCTCGCGCTCGCCTGCGAGGACGCGGGCGTCGGCCTGCACCTCGTGCCCGCGAGTCCCGGCCGTGAGGACGTCGCCGCGGTACATCGCGCGGGGGTGGACGGGTTCGTCGTCTACTCGGTGCCGGACGACGACCCCCATCTCGCGGCGGTGCTCTCCCGGCCGGTACCGACTGTCATCATCGACCAGCCGCAGGTCGAAGGGGTTGACCGGGTGGGTCCCGACGACGAGGCGGCAACGGTCGGGCTCGCCAACCACCTCGTCGGCCTCGGCCACCGCCAGGTCGGTGTGCTCTGCATGCGACTCGCCCGGGACCGCAACGACGGCTTCGCCTCGTTGCGGCGCCAACACGAGGCCCACTACCACGTGCAACGGACCCGGCTGGCCGCGCTCGCGAAGACCTTCGAAAAGGCAGGCGTGGACTGGGCAAGCGTCCCCGTGGTGGAGCGATTCGAGCACAGCGTCGATGAGGGTGCTTCGGCAGCACGGCAACTGCTCGACGCGCACCCCAGCGTGACCGCGCTAGTCTGCACCTCCGACATTCTCGCGCTCGGCGCCATAGCCGAGGTGGGGCGGCGCGGCTTGCGCGTGCCCGCCGACCTGACCGTCACCGGCTTCGACGGCATTGCCGAGGCGACCCGCGCCGGGCTGACCACGGTGCACCAGCCGGTGCTAGAAAAGGGCAGGGCGGCAGGCAAGCTGCTGCTCGGCGCGGGCGACCGGGTGTCGCCCAAGGTCATCACGCTGCCGACGGAGCTGCGAATCGGCACGACCTCTGCGCCACCACGCACCGCCGAGGAACGCTGGTTCGGCCCGTGA
- a CDS encoding pyridoxamine 5'-phosphate oxidase family protein — protein sequence MNEPRGEHVFEFSEPGSTAVAWARVERVLRESEMFWLSTVRRDGRPHVAPLPAMWLDGRLHFCTGAHEQKARNLESNPRCVLTTGSNSYRDGLDVIVEGTAEQVGDEAVLTRLAELWLDKLGWPFEVVGGQFRDPGNEAHRAPVFGVTPAKMLAFSKNPYSQTRFAFGE from the coding sequence ATGAACGAGCCGCGTGGAGAGCACGTATTCGAGTTCAGTGAGCCAGGCAGCACGGCCGTTGCATGGGCGCGGGTCGAGCGGGTGTTGCGCGAGTCGGAAATGTTCTGGCTGTCCACCGTTCGCCGGGACGGGCGCCCACACGTGGCGCCGTTGCCTGCGATGTGGCTGGACGGCAGGCTGCACTTCTGCACCGGGGCACACGAGCAGAAAGCCCGCAACCTCGAGTCAAACCCGCGCTGCGTGCTCACCACAGGTTCGAACTCCTACCGCGACGGGCTTGACGTGATCGTCGAGGGCACCGCCGAGCAGGTCGGCGACGAGGCAGTCCTCACCCGGCTGGCCGAGCTGTGGCTGGACAAGCTCGGCTGGCCGTTCGAGGTGGTCGGCGGGCAGTTCCGCGACCCAGGAAACGAAGCTCACCGGGCACCCGTGTTCGGCGTGACACCCGCCAAGATGCTGGCGTTCTCCAAGAACCCCTACAGCCAGACCCGCTTCGCGTTCGGCGAGTGA
- a CDS encoding metal ABC transporter ATP-binding protein codes for MNSAAIELTDAALRFGDRTLWSGLDLRVEPGEFLAVLGPNGSGKTSLLRVLLGLQPLSAGTATVAGAQPGRTSDRVGYVPQQRAMDQGLTLRGNDLVGLGLDGHRWGTGLLGLRKRRHKIAAAVESVGATSFASSQVGKLSGGEQQRLRVAQALIGDPDVLLCDEPLASLDPTHQQVVSGLIDARRRAAGTAVLFVTHEINPVLSYVDRVLYLVDGRFRIGTPEEVMTSATLSQLYGTQVEVLRIGDQIHVAGAQSCLCEDEVHHEADEPVP; via the coding sequence ATGAACAGTGCTGCGATCGAGTTGACCGACGCCGCGTTGCGGTTCGGCGACCGGACTCTCTGGTCGGGGCTGGATCTGCGGGTCGAGCCTGGCGAGTTCCTGGCCGTGCTCGGTCCGAACGGCTCAGGCAAGACGAGCCTGCTGCGCGTGTTGCTCGGCCTGCAGCCGCTCAGTGCGGGTACCGCGACCGTGGCGGGTGCGCAACCCGGCAGGACGAGCGACCGCGTTGGCTACGTGCCTCAGCAACGGGCGATGGACCAGGGGCTGACGCTGCGGGGCAACGACCTCGTGGGGCTCGGACTCGACGGGCACCGCTGGGGTACCGGGCTGCTCGGCTTGCGGAAACGGCGCCACAAGATCGCGGCCGCTGTCGAGTCGGTCGGCGCCACCTCGTTCGCGTCCTCACAGGTGGGCAAGCTGTCCGGGGGCGAACAGCAGCGGCTGCGGGTGGCGCAGGCGTTGATCGGTGACCCGGACGTGCTGCTGTGTGACGAGCCGCTCGCCTCGCTCGACCCCACTCACCAGCAAGTCGTCAGCGGTCTCATCGACGCGCGCAGGCGTGCAGCTGGCACCGCGGTGCTGTTCGTGACCCACGAGATCAACCCGGTGCTGTCCTACGTCGACAGGGTGCTTTACCTGGTCGACGGCCGGTTCCGCATCGGCACACCGGAAGAGGTCATGACCTCTGCGACCCTGTCGCAGCTGTACGGCACACAGGTCGAGGTGCTCAGGATCGGTGACCAGATCCACGTCGCGGGCGCGCAGAGTTGCCTTTGCGAGGACGAGGTGCATCACGAGGCCGACGAGCCGGTGCCATGA
- a CDS encoding metal ABC transporter solute-binding protein, Zn/Mn family, with amino-acid sequence MRTLRPGRLAAVLAGLLALVLGIAACGGGSGSTAGDGRISVVTSTNVWGSVVSAVAGETVEVRSLIDDPSGDPHSYQASAEDAADVQSARLLVYNGGGYDDFFTQLADQAPDAQRVVAYQVAGSPKNEHVWYDLPTVAKVADDIAARLGELDPEQRQVFENNAREFSTRLDELLRQVDTIAATHAGEPVVAMEPVADYLIERAELDNVTPTDFSEAVENETDIPVAAQQEITELVSRGQVRAVINNQQTVSPATERVIEQARGAGVPIVGVTETLPEGGDGYIAWMSGQVRELSEALGER; translated from the coding sequence ATGAGAACTCTCCGCCCGGGGCGGCTTGCGGCCGTGCTCGCGGGGCTGCTGGCACTCGTGCTCGGCATCGCCGCGTGCGGCGGCGGCTCCGGCAGCACGGCCGGCGACGGTCGCATCTCGGTGGTCACCTCGACCAACGTGTGGGGTTCGGTGGTGAGCGCCGTCGCGGGCGAGACCGTTGAGGTGCGTTCGCTCATCGACGACCCGTCGGGTGACCCGCACTCCTACCAGGCGAGTGCGGAGGACGCGGCCGACGTGCAGTCGGCACGGTTGCTCGTCTACAACGGTGGCGGCTACGACGACTTCTTCACCCAGCTCGCCGACCAGGCACCCGACGCGCAGCGCGTGGTGGCCTACCAGGTCGCGGGCTCGCCCAAGAACGAGCACGTCTGGTACGACCTGCCCACCGTGGCGAAGGTCGCCGACGACATCGCCGCGCGGCTCGGCGAACTGGACCCGGAGCAGCGGCAGGTGTTCGAGAACAACGCCAGGGAGTTCTCCACCCGGCTGGACGAGCTGCTGCGGCAGGTCGACACGATCGCGGCCACGCACGCGGGTGAGCCGGTGGTGGCAATGGAACCCGTCGCCGACTACCTCATCGAGCGAGCCGAACTCGACAACGTGACGCCTACGGACTTCTCCGAAGCCGTGGAGAACGAGACCGACATCCCGGTCGCCGCGCAGCAGGAGATCACCGAGTTGGTCAGCCGGGGGCAGGTTCGTGCGGTGATCAACAACCAGCAGACGGTCAGCCCCGCCACGGAGCGCGTGATCGAGCAGGCCCGCGGGGCTGGGGTGCCGATTGTGGGTGTCACCGAGACGCTGCCGGAGGGCGGCGACGGTTACATTGCGTGGATGAGCGGGCAGGTGCGGGAACTCTCGGAAGCCCTGGGCGAACGATGA
- a CDS encoding beta-class carbonic anhydrase gives MSSIDLLLKRNEELGNAVPGDRSSPRPSLHVTILTCMDARIRVFELFGLLQGEAHVLRNAGGVVTDDMIRSLALSQHKLGTREIMIVQHTNCGLNDVTEDGFKDELEGYSGIRPPWSVEAFRDLNANIRQSIERIRRSPFLRHTETVRGFVYDVRAGELTEVR, from the coding sequence ATGAGCTCGATCGACCTGCTGCTGAAGCGCAACGAAGAACTCGGCAACGCTGTACCCGGCGACCGCTCCTCGCCCCGCCCCTCGCTGCACGTGACGATCCTGACATGCATGGACGCGCGGATCCGGGTCTTCGAACTGTTCGGGCTGCTGCAGGGCGAGGCACACGTCCTGCGCAATGCTGGTGGCGTGGTCACCGATGACATGATCCGCTCGCTCGCGTTGAGCCAGCACAAGCTGGGCACTCGCGAGATCATGATCGTGCAGCACACGAACTGCGGACTCAACGATGTCACCGAGGACGGCTTCAAGGACGAGCTGGAAGGCTACAGCGGGATTCGCCCGCCGTGGTCCGTGGAGGCGTTCCGCGACCTCAACGCCAACATCAGGCAGTCGATCGAGCGCATCCGGCGCAGCCCCTTCCTGCGACACACCGAGACCGTCCGCGGTTTTGTCTACGACGTGCGAGCCGGAGAGCTGACAGAGGTGCGGTAG
- a CDS encoding LLM class flavin-dependent oxidoreductase, with protein sequence MTSTALQAGVYVPPSPPVAGLRVLTAMARLSRLDSLFVEDHLQEFFPTKLWDRRFTWEAGRLWSPHELFDYQTLLGSLAGRAGRLRLGVGVTEPYRRHPVVIAQAALTLSHLTKRAPILGLGAGEKLNIEPYGLDMHHPVDQLEEALRIIRLCFTSRGPIDFDGSHFKLERAVMDLRPPPGRTPRIWVAAHGPRMLELTGRYGDGWLPESGVLGTPERYARALTAVRAAAEGAGRDPGHITPALLAFVAVAPTRKRARAMLESSLLRYWALLFPARRWQELGARHPFGPHFRGVVDLLPETYDRATLDAAVADVPPEVVESGVIVGTAEQVYQRLRELREAGLRHVVLGPLSFHLSIYDAAYTVWAIRRIAHALHRER encoded by the coding sequence ATGACGAGCACGGCGTTGCAGGCAGGGGTGTATGTGCCGCCCAGTCCGCCGGTGGCCGGATTGCGGGTGCTCACGGCGATGGCTCGACTGTCACGGCTGGATTCGCTGTTCGTGGAGGACCACCTTCAGGAGTTCTTCCCCACCAAGCTGTGGGACCGCCGGTTCACCTGGGAGGCGGGTCGGCTGTGGAGTCCGCACGAGCTGTTCGACTACCAGACGTTGCTCGGTTCCCTCGCGGGCAGGGCAGGGCGGTTGCGGCTCGGCGTCGGAGTCACCGAGCCGTACCGCCGCCACCCCGTTGTGATCGCCCAGGCCGCCCTCACCTTGTCGCACCTGACCAAACGTGCTCCGATTCTCGGCCTCGGCGCGGGCGAGAAGCTCAACATCGAACCCTACGGGCTCGACATGCACCATCCGGTCGATCAGCTGGAAGAGGCGTTGCGGATCATCCGGCTGTGCTTCACCTCACGTGGCCCGATCGACTTCGACGGATCGCACTTCAAACTGGAGCGCGCCGTCATGGACCTGCGACCCCCGCCCGGCCGGACACCGCGGATCTGGGTAGCCGCACATGGTCCGCGCATGCTTGAGCTGACCGGGCGCTACGGCGACGGCTGGCTGCCCGAGTCGGGTGTGCTGGGTACGCCGGAGCGCTACGCCAGGGCGCTGACAGCCGTACGGGCCGCGGCGGAAGGAGCAGGCCGAGATCCCGGGCACATCACGCCCGCGCTGCTCGCCTTTGTCGCCGTGGCGCCGACCCGAAAACGTGCCCGCGCGATGCTCGAAAGCAGCCTGTTGCGGTACTGGGCGCTGCTGTTTCCGGCGCGGCGTTGGCAGGAGTTGGGTGCGAGGCACCCGTTCGGACCGCACTTCCGTGGCGTTGTCGATCTCCTGCCCGAGACCTACGACAGAGCTACGCTCGACGCCGCGGTCGCGGACGTGCCGCCCGAGGTAGTCGAGTCCGGGGTCATCGTCGGCACCGCCGAGCAGGTGTACCAGCGCCTGCGCGAACTGCGCGAGGCCGGGCTACGGCACGTCGTGCTCGGCCCGTTGTCGTTCCATCTTTCGATCTACGACGCCGCATACACCGTTTGGGCGATCCGGCGGATCGCGCACGCTCTACACCGGGAACGATGA